CGGGCAACCGGCCGATCTGCCCGACGTGTCCCGGGACTGCCTGGACCTGGCCCGGGAAGAGGCGGGCCGTGGCAGCGGCGAGCAGACCGGCGCCGACGCGAACGGCAGGCGCGACCGTGTCGCTGCCAACGGCAGGCGTGACCACGGTGCCGGCCTGGACTACTGGTGCGCGCGGCTGGCCGGCGACCTGCCGGTGCTGGACCTGCCGACCGATCGTCCACGCCCGACCACGCAGACCGGCAACGGCGCGTCGGTGTGGCGCCGGCTCGATTCGGAGCTTTCCGAGCGGCTGCGCCGCCTCGGTGGCGTGCACCGGGCCACGCTGTTCATGACCATGCTGGCCGGGTACGCCGCGACGCTGCGCCGGTTCACCCGTACCGACGACCTGATCGTGGGCACGCCGGTGTCGAACCGGCCGGCCGGTGCCGAGCGGGTGGTCGGGTTCTTCCTCAACACGGTCGCGCTGCGGTTGGACCTGTCCGGCGATCCGACCTTCGCGGAGCTGCTCGGCCGGGTACGTGACACCGCGCTGGACGCGTACGACCACGCGGACGTCCCGCTCGACGCGGTGGTGCGCGCGGTCCGGCCGGTACGGGACACCAGCCGGAACCCGATCTTCCAGACGATGATCGAGTTCGAGAACGACGACGCGTTCCCGTTCGACCTGCCCGGGGTGGACGCCCGCACGCTCGACCACCGGGCCGAGCGCGCCCTGGCCGACCTCAGTTTCTACGTGACCAACCACCGGGACGGGATCAACTGCCGGCTGGAGTACAACACCGACCTGTTCGACGGCGGCAGCATCGAGCGGCTGCTGTCGTACCTGGTGGCGATCCTGGAGGCGGCCGCCCACGATCCCGGTACGCCGATCTCGGCGCTGGTCGGGATTCTTCCCGCCGACCGGGACACGCTGGCCCGTTGGGGCACCGGCCGGCGCCGTGAACCGCCGCAGGGCTGCCTCCACGACGCGGTACGGCGCTGGGCGGTCGAGACGCCCCAGAGTGTGGCGGTGATCGGCGGCGGCAGCGTGTTGACCTACCGGCAGCTCGACGAGCGGGCCCGGGTGCTCGCGGACCGGTTGGCCCGGCTCGGCGTCGGCGCGGGCGAGATCGTGGCGCTGTGGCTGCCCCGGTCACCGGAGTTCGTCGTCGCCACGCTGGCGGTGCTGCGTACCGGTGCGGCGTACCTGCCGCTGGATCCGCTGCTCAATGGCCGACAGGTGCGCTTCATGATCTCCGACAGTGGTGCCCGCGTGGTGCTGACCACCGAGGGCAACGAGCCGGCGGACCTGCCCGACGGGGTCCGCCCACTCCACGTTGACGTGGAGGTTGACGAGGCAACGGTGCGGGGCAGCCTGCCCCGGGTGGCGGACGACCCGGATGCGCCCTGTTACGTCATCTACACCTCCGGCTCGACCGGCACACCGAAGGGCGCGGTGATCACCCATCGGAGCGTGCTGAACCTGTCCCGGTGGTACCACGACAAGCTGGAGCTGACCAGTGCGGACCGCAGCGCCGCCGTCTGCGGGCAGAGCTTCGACGCCTCCATGCTGGAGATCTGGCCGACCTTCATGGCCGGTGGCAGCCTCGCCATCGCCGACGACGCGGTGCGCCTGGACTCGATGGCGCTCGCCCGCTGGATGCGTACCGCCGGGGTGACCGTGGCGATGTTGCCCACGCCGATCGGCGAAGGGCTGCTCTCGCTGCCCGTCGCGGCCCAGCCACGCCTGCGCCACCTGGCCGTCGGTGGCCAGCAGCTCCGGGTACGACCACGGCCCGACCTGCCGTACGTCGTGCACAACGTGTACGGGCCGACCGAGACGACGGTCGTGGTGGTGGTGGACGTGGTGGCTGACGCGTCGAGTGCGCCGGACGGTCCGATCCCGATCGGCCGGCCGTTGGACAACATCCACGTCGAGGTACGCGACCAGCACGGCAACCTGGCACCGCTGGGCGCGGTGGGGGAGCTGTTCATCGGTGGCGCCGGGGTGGGGCGCGGATACCTGCACCGCCCCGAGCTGACCGCGGACCGGTTCGTGGACGACCCGAGCGGCGGGCCCGGCGCCCGCTTCTACCGCAGCGGTGACCTGGTCCGGTGGACCCCCGACGGGGTGCTGGTCTTCCTCGGCCGCGCCGACGACCAGGTGAAGATCCGGGGTAACCGGGTCGAACCGGGGGAGTCGTCGGCGGTGCTGCGCGGGCTGGACCTGGTCGCCGACGGGATCGTGGTGGCCCGTCGGGACCACAACGGGGACGCGTACCTCGCCGGGTACGTGGTGCCCGCGTCGGGCGTACCGCACCAGGGGATCGCCGAGCGGCTGGTGGCGGCGATGTCCGACAAGCTTCCCGACGTGCTGGTTCCCCGGGTCTGGGCGCTCCTGCCGGTGCTGCCGCAGACCGGTAACAACAAGTTCGACCAGGCCAACCTGCCGGAGCCGACGATCCGGACCGCCGCGCCCGGCCCTGTCCTGTCCGGCCCTGTCCCGCCCGGCCCTGTCCTGTCCGGTCGCGTGCCCCCGCCTCCGATCCCGGCCCCGCCGCCGGCTTCGGTACCGGTGCCACGGGTCGACGACCTCGAGCGGACGGTACGCGCGCTCTGGGCCGCCGAACTCGACCAGGAACCGGAGACGATCGAGGAAACCTCCTCCTTCTTCGCCCTGGGCGGTCACTCGATCAACGCTCTGCGCCTGCTCAACCGGGTGCACGAGGCCACCGGCGTCGAGTACCCGGCGCTGGACTTCTTCCGCGCCCCGACCGTCGGCGCCATGGTCGAACGGCTGTGTGAGCACGCCACGCCGGCCGCGAACAGCCACCCCGGGCGGGTACGGGGCACGCTGTGACCTTCGAGGAGGTGCTGGAGTACGCCGCCGTCCACGACGTACGGCTCACCGGTGTCGACGGCACACTGCGGTACGACGCCCCGGCCGACGCGGTGACCCCGGAGCTGGTGGCGGCGCTGCGTTCGTACAAGGGTCAGCTGTTGCGGTGGCTGGCCGCCCCGGCCGACGAGCGTGAGGTGACGCGGGCACCGCTCTCGGCCCAACAGAACCGGATGATGGAGAACGTCGAGCGGACCGGGAACTCAAGCGGCTGGAACGTCGGACTGCGACTGGAGCTGGTCGGCGAGTTGGATGTCGCCGCGTTGGACGCCGCCGTCGACGGGCTGCTCGCCCGGCACCACGCGTTGCGGGCCCGGCTGGCGCCCGACGGCGACGTCCGGACCCAGCGGATCCTCGCCCACCAACGGGTTCCGCTGCCCGTCGTCGACCTCACCACACTCGCCCCCGACCAGGCGCGCCAACGGGCCGAGCAGGCGTGCCGGGCGGTGGTGGAGCCGGCGTTCGGACTGGCGGACGAGGCGCCGGTGCGGTACGCGTTGATCCGTCTCGACCCGGGCGAGTCCTGGCTGGTCCTGGTCGTGCACCACATCGCCTGCGACGGCTGGGCCATCTCGGTGCTGCTGCGCGACCTGGCCGCCGGCTACCGCAGCGCGTACGCCGGGGGTACGGCCGACTTCGGTCCGCCCGCCGCCCAGTGCACCGGGTACGCCCGCTGGCAGCGGGAGCAGTGGGACGAGTCGACCCGACGTCGGCGGCTCGCCCACTGGGCGGAACACCTCGGCGAGGGACCCCTCACGCTGGACCTGGCGTTCGACGGTCCCGCCCCGGACCGGCCCACCGGGCGCGCCGCCACGCATCGGTTCGAGATCCCCGACGAGGTGCGGCTCGCGGCCGGGGCTCTCGCCCAGGCGCGGGGCGCCACCGTCGGCGCGGTGACGGCCGCCGCGATGGCGCTCCTGCTCGCCCGGCTCAGTGGGCAGCCCGACGTCACGCTCTCGGTGCCGCACGCGAACCGCTCACCCCGGCCGTACGAGGAGGCGGTGACCGTGATGACGACGGCGCTTCCGCTTCGGGTCCGTACGACCGCTGCCCCGACCTTCGCCGAACTTGTCGACCAGACCGCGGCCAGCCTCTTCGCCGGCATCGACAACCTGTTGCCCACCGCCTGGATCTACGGGCAGTTCCTCGGGCCGGGGGGCGGCGGGATGCCGTCCGGCGTGATGGTGAGCTTCGCGTTCCAGAACACCCTGGACATGCGGCTGGAGCTGCCAGGTCTGGCCGTTCGGGTGCACGACGTGCCGACCGACGCCGAGCGGGGCGCGCTGATGTTCGGTCTGGTGCCCGGTCCGGACCGGCTCGACGGCTACCTGGAGTACCCGTTGGACCGGCTCACCGGCGAGACCGCGCGCCGCTGGACGGCCCGGTACGTCGACCTGCTCGCCGATGTCTGCCAGCACCCCGACCGCCCGCTCGGCGACGCCTGACGTCGATGCGGGGCGAGTGGACGCAGGGGGCGCCGCGACCTTTTGTCGCGGGGCGCAGGGAGTGCCGCGACCTTTTGTCGCCACGGATAAAAGTGCGGCCCTTCCTGTCGAAAGTTGTAGACATGTCGATGCTAAGCCCGTTAGGGTCGGGCAACATCAAATTGTTTCGTCGAGGTAACCGGCGGCGCGGTTAGCTCACCGACCGAGGGCCACGGCTCGGCCGGGGGAAGTGGCATTCCTCCAGGTCAGCAGTGCCGGCAGGTCGAACCTGGCGCGTCGGCGCGCGCCAAGCCCGCAGCCACGTCGACCCTCTACACCTTTTGATGCGCGGCCGGATCCCGTCCGGCCACAGACCCGACCCCCACCCAACGTCCCCGTCTGTCCCAGACCTCAGGTCCGTCTGTCCACAGTGCTCCACCGGGTGGCCACGCCACTCCGGTTCCAGCGGCGTGGGCCAGGCGCGCGCCTGTGGTCCGCCGCCATGTCATCCATCGATCCTCGCGAACGCCGCTGCGGGAACGTCGGAAGTTCAAGGAAGACTCGCGAAAGGTATGCGCGACATGCCATCTTTCCCTGTACGACGCGGTTCGCCACGTCGTTTGCGACTGCTCACCCGGCTCGCCACGAGTCGGCCCAGCCGACCGTTGACGGTGCTCGCGGCAGCGGCCATCATGCTGGTCAGCTCCACTCTGGCCGCGGTTCCGGTGAACGCGCGTCCGGCGGAC
The Micromonospora pisi DNA segment above includes these coding regions:
- a CDS encoding condensation domain-containing protein; amino-acid sequence: MTFEEVLEYAAVHDVRLTGVDGTLRYDAPADAVTPELVAALRSYKGQLLRWLAAPADEREVTRAPLSAQQNRMMENVERTGNSSGWNVGLRLELVGELDVAALDAAVDGLLARHHALRARLAPDGDVRTQRILAHQRVPLPVVDLTTLAPDQARQRAEQACRAVVEPAFGLADEAPVRYALIRLDPGESWLVLVVHHIACDGWAISVLLRDLAAGYRSAYAGGTADFGPPAAQCTGYARWQREQWDESTRRRRLAHWAEHLGEGPLTLDLAFDGPAPDRPTGRAATHRFEIPDEVRLAAGALAQARGATVGAVTAAAMALLLARLSGQPDVTLSVPHANRSPRPYEEAVTVMTTALPLRVRTTAAPTFAELVDQTAASLFAGIDNLLPTAWIYGQFLGPGGGGMPSGVMVSFAFQNTLDMRLELPGLAVRVHDVPTDAERGALMFGLVPGPDRLDGYLEYPLDRLTGETARRWTARYVDLLADVCQHPDRPLGDA